In Desulfuromonas acetexigens, the following proteins share a genomic window:
- a CDS encoding MBL fold metallo-hydrolase, whose amino-acid sequence MRICLLASGSRGNALYLESDECRVLIDAGLPARELTRRLAGIGVRSEDLDALLVTHEHGDHCLGVGPLSRRYSLPVYLHHATRAALPNLGRIDDLREITDGEAFDLKDLRITPFPVTHDAVAPVGFLIETALGKIGVATDLGIATRLVRERLKGCRALVLEANHDPELLRDGPYPWPLKQRIRGHHGHLSNDDCAELLGEVVCDRLEAVFLAHLSHENNRPELAQAAVSTVLTERNLCAPRVVVGRQDEASVCLELTA is encoded by the coding sequence GTGCGGATTTGCCTGTTAGCCAGTGGAAGTCGGGGGAATGCCCTCTACCTTGAGTCGGACGAGTGCCGGGTGCTCATCGATGCCGGATTGCCGGCGCGGGAGTTGACCCGTCGCCTGGCGGGAATCGGGGTACGCTCCGAGGATCTCGATGCGTTGCTCGTCACCCACGAACATGGCGATCATTGCCTCGGCGTCGGCCCTTTGTCCCGCCGCTATTCCCTGCCTGTCTATCTGCATCATGCCACTCGCGCCGCCCTGCCCAATCTCGGCCGGATCGATGATCTCCGAGAAATTACCGACGGTGAGGCTTTCGACCTCAAGGATCTGCGGATTACTCCCTTTCCTGTGACCCATGATGCGGTAGCGCCGGTGGGATTTCTGATTGAAACGGCATTGGGCAAGATTGGCGTGGCCACCGACCTGGGCATCGCCACGCGGCTGGTCCGGGAACGCCTGAAAGGGTGTCGGGCGCTGGTGCTGGAAGCCAACCATGACCCCGAACTGTTGCGCGACGGCCCTTACCCCTGGCCGCTGAAGCAGCGGATTCGCGGACACCATGGGCATCTCTCCAACGACGACTGCGCCGAGCTTCTCGGCGAGGTGGTTTGCGACCGGCTCGAAGCGGTTTTTCTCGCCCATCTCAGTCACGAAAATAATCGCCCCGAACTGGCGCAGGCGGCCGTTTCCACCGTTCTTACCGAGCGGAATCTCTGCGCTCCGCGGGTGGTGGTCGGCCGTCAGGACGAAGCCAGCGTCTGTCTGGAACTGACGGCGTGA
- a CDS encoding ATP-binding protein: protein MKSTLEKRILIFVFLILGLTIGINTALNIEGFRRDYRDGLLLRCQSVATELKTSVEKVLALGLPLDELEGINARCQEIVGSDPEINYCLIENSVGQPLYSSDPSFHFFTGVQFLKAISDSTSLLMTPRWGQIYDLSLPIFDASGNLSGRIRIGFPDSVLEARTAKALQRAFIIFGLAFLVIFGLVFLFTRRDLVGPIHRLCDVAKEIAGGNFKVVVPPMSTPDFSELGTALQEMAASLRQRDEQISESYRELEETNRELQLSYERQEQIGTELGRSREMYRSLLEDASDAILVSDDEDRLVLLNKAAEAFFGVSRHAVQGTNLFTFWEKLECENVDDQYEMHQSILLGNFHEAEVRFTRPSDHTRLIAWGKGSPVVGRDGKRMTQMTYRDVTREREITENLERSTAELQRLNQMKDSFLGLASHELKTPLTVILGYSDILLDEMADVVGEEALPMLQHIDEAANRLSNIVRDMVDVSMLDSHALRLRERVVDINEVIRQALKEIEYFFTVRKQSHELRLAEHLPLIKCDPDRLVQVITNLVVNSIKFTPDGGRITVETRLSYRLKYMGERDEEENDDWRRIGRAPAPFVEILINDTGIGIDGADQVRVFEKFYEVGIIEEHSTGKVAFKGKGTGLGLTIVKGIVEMHGGEVWVESPGCDPDHFPGSTFHILLPIPSES from the coding sequence ATGAAAAGTACCCTCGAAAAACGTATCCTGATTTTTGTCTTTCTGATTCTCGGATTGACCATCGGGATTAACACGGCATTGAATATCGAGGGTTTCCGGCGTGACTACCGGGACGGTCTGCTCTTGCGCTGTCAGAGTGTCGCCACCGAGCTCAAGACCTCCGTCGAAAAGGTTCTGGCCCTGGGCCTGCCCCTCGACGAACTGGAGGGGATCAATGCCCGCTGTCAGGAGATTGTCGGCAGCGATCCGGAAATCAACTATTGTCTGATTGAAAACTCCGTCGGCCAACCGCTTTATTCCAGCGATCCCTCCTTTCACTTTTTTACCGGCGTCCAGTTTCTCAAGGCGATCTCCGATTCCACCTCCCTCCTCATGACCCCGCGCTGGGGGCAGATTTACGACCTTTCCCTGCCCATTTTCGATGCTTCCGGCAACCTGTCCGGACGCATCCGTATCGGTTTTCCTGATTCGGTGCTTGAGGCCCGTACCGCCAAGGCCCTGCAACGGGCCTTCATCATTTTCGGTCTTGCCTTTCTGGTCATTTTCGGGCTGGTCTTCCTTTTTACCCGCCGTGACCTGGTCGGGCCGATTCATCGACTGTGCGATGTGGCCAAGGAAATCGCCGGTGGCAACTTCAAGGTCGTCGTCCCGCCCATGTCCACTCCCGACTTTTCTGAGCTCGGTACAGCGTTGCAGGAAATGGCGGCCTCTTTGCGCCAGCGTGACGAGCAGATCAGCGAGAGCTACCGCGAGCTGGAGGAAACGAACCGCGAGCTGCAACTCTCCTACGAACGTCAGGAGCAGATCGGCACCGAACTGGGGCGCAGTCGCGAGATGTATCGCTCGCTTCTTGAGGATGCCTCCGACGCCATTCTCGTCAGCGACGACGAAGATCGCCTGGTCCTGCTCAACAAGGCGGCCGAGGCCTTCTTTGGCGTTTCCCGTCATGCCGTGCAAGGGACCAATCTCTTCACCTTCTGGGAAAAGCTGGAATGTGAAAATGTGGATGACCAGTACGAAATGCATCAGAGTATTTTGCTCGGCAATTTTCATGAAGCCGAGGTGCGCTTCACTCGCCCCTCGGACCACACCCGGCTGATTGCCTGGGGCAAGGGTTCACCGGTAGTCGGTCGCGACGGCAAACGCATGACCCAGATGACCTACCGCGACGTCACCCGGGAGCGGGAAATCACCGAAAACCTCGAGCGCAGTACCGCCGAGTTGCAGCGGCTCAACCAGATGAAAGACTCCTTCCTCGGCCTCGCCTCCCACGAGTTGAAGACCCCTCTGACCGTGATTCTCGGCTACTCGGATATCCTGCTTGACGAAATGGCTGACGTTGTCGGTGAAGAGGCTCTGCCGATGCTGCAGCACATCGACGAGGCCGCCAACCGCCTCTCCAATATCGTCCGCGACATGGTCGACGTTTCGATGCTCGACAGCCATGCCCTGCGTCTGCGCGAGCGGGTGGTCGATATCAATGAGGTGATTCGCCAGGCCCTCAAGGAGATCGAATATTTCTTCACGGTCCGCAAACAGAGTCACGAACTGCGCCTCGCCGAGCATCTGCCGCTGATCAAATGCGATCCCGACCGTCTGGTTCAGGTCATCACCAATCTCGTGGTCAATTCCATCAAATTCACTCCCGATGGCGGACGCATCACCGTGGAAACCCGGCTTTCCTATCGCCTGAAATATATGGGTGAGCGGGACGAAGAGGAAAACGACGACTGGCGGCGCATCGGTCGGGCGCCGGCGCCCTTTGTGGAAATTCTCATCAACGACACCGGCATCGGCATCGACGGAGCTGATCAGGTGCGGGTTTTCGAGAAGTTCTACGAGGTTGGCATCATCGAGGAACATTCCACCGGCAAGGTTGCCTTCAAGGGGAAGGGGACCGGGCTTGGCCTGACCATCGTCAAGGGGATCGTCGAAATGCACGGCGGCGAGGTCTGGGTGGAAAGCCCCGGTTGCGACCCCGATCACTTCCCCGGCAGCACCTTCCACATCCTTCTGCCCATCCCTTCCGAGAGCTGA
- the gap gene encoding type I glyceraldehyde-3-phosphate dehydrogenase: protein MAIKVAINGFGRIGRNFFRAAAASKTLEIVAVNDLTDAATLAHLLKYDSVHGAFKGKVEAGKDEIIVDGKAIKVLKSTDPAALPWKELGVEIVIESTGRFTDKASAGKHLQAGAKKVIISAPGKDVDLTVCMGVNEQDYDPANHHIISNASCTTNCLAPVAKVLLENFGIVKGMMTTIHSYTNDQMILDLPHKDLRRARAAALSMIPTTTGAAKAVSLVLPSLKGKLDGIAVRVPTPNVSLVDLVVETEKATSIDEVNAAFKKAADGPLKGILTYCEEPLVSCDFNGCPASSTVDADSTNVIGGTMVKVMSWYDNEWGYSNRVLDLVNFIAAK from the coding sequence ATGGCCATCAAAGTAGCGATCAACGGTTTCGGACGCATCGGCAGAAACTTCTTCCGCGCGGCCGCCGCTTCGAAAACTCTCGAAATCGTCGCCGTCAACGACCTGACCGATGCGGCGACCCTCGCCCATCTGCTTAAATATGACTCGGTTCATGGCGCCTTCAAGGGCAAGGTCGAAGCCGGCAAGGATGAAATCATCGTTGACGGGAAGGCGATCAAGGTCCTCAAGTCGACCGACCCCGCCGCTCTCCCCTGGAAGGAACTTGGCGTCGAGATCGTCATTGAATCGACCGGCCGCTTCACCGACAAGGCGTCGGCCGGCAAACACCTCCAAGCTGGCGCCAAAAAAGTCATTATCAGCGCTCCCGGCAAGGATGTCGATCTGACCGTCTGTATGGGGGTCAACGAGCAGGATTACGATCCGGCCAATCACCACATCATCTCTAACGCCTCCTGCACCACCAATTGTCTGGCCCCGGTGGCCAAGGTGCTGCTCGAAAACTTCGGCATCGTCAAGGGGATGATGACCACCATCCATTCCTACACCAACGACCAGATGATCCTCGACCTGCCCCACAAGGATCTGCGCCGCGCCCGCGCCGCCGCGTTGTCGATGATTCCGACCACCACCGGTGCCGCCAAGGCCGTTTCCCTGGTGCTCCCTTCCCTTAAAGGAAAACTGGACGGCATCGCCGTGCGCGTTCCCACCCCCAACGTCTCGCTCGTCGACCTGGTGGTGGAAACCGAGAAGGCGACCAGCATCGACGAGGTGAACGCCGCATTCAAAAAAGCCGCCGATGGCCCGCTCAAAGGGATCCTGACCTACTGCGAAGAACCGCTGGTCTCCTGTGATTTCAATGGCTGCCCCGCCTCCTCGACGGTCGATGCCGACTCCACCAACGTTATCGGCGGCACCATGGTCAAAGTCATGTCCTGGTACGATAACGAGTGGGGCTACTCCAACCGGGTGCTCGACCTGGTCAATTTTATCGCGGCCAAGTAA
- a CDS encoding phosphoglycerate kinase: MFNKVTVQDLDLKGKRVFCRVDFNVPLDDQRSITDDTRIVAALPTIRHIVEQGGRLILASHLGRPKAQVNPKYSLAPVAPYLSKLLDRKVTMAPDCIGAEVEKLVAAMQDGDILLLENVRFHAGEEKNDSAFAAQLAALGEVYVNDAFGAAHRAHASTEGVARLLKPAAAGFLMEKELRYLGQALAAPKRPFVAVLGGAKVSDKITVIENLLGKVDALLIGGGMAYTFLKAQGIAIGKSLVEEDRLDLARDLLAKAAARKVQMLLPVDHVMAAEFKADAEAVVSEGSAVREGLMALDIGPKSIAAYTAVLKEAATVVWNGPMGVFEFPAFAAGTMAVARTLAETDCLSIIGGGDSVAAVNQSGLEEHMTHISTGGGASLEFLEGRELPGVTALTDKA, from the coding sequence ATGTTCAACAAAGTGACCGTTCAGGATCTGGATCTCAAAGGCAAGCGGGTCTTCTGCCGGGTCGATTTCAATGTCCCCCTCGACGACCAGCGTTCCATTACCGACGACACCCGGATCGTCGCCGCTCTACCGACCATCCGCCACATCGTGGAGCAGGGCGGCCGACTGATTCTCGCTTCCCATCTCGGCCGCCCCAAGGCTCAGGTCAACCCCAAATACAGCCTGGCGCCGGTCGCGCCCTATCTCTCCAAACTTCTCGACCGCAAGGTAACGATGGCGCCGGACTGCATCGGTGCGGAAGTGGAAAAGCTGGTCGCGGCCATGCAGGACGGCGATATCCTGTTATTGGAAAATGTCCGTTTTCACGCCGGCGAGGAAAAGAACGATTCCGCCTTTGCCGCGCAACTTGCGGCCCTCGGCGAGGTCTACGTCAACGACGCCTTTGGCGCCGCCCATCGCGCCCACGCTTCCACCGAAGGGGTTGCCCGACTGCTTAAGCCGGCGGCAGCCGGTTTTCTCATGGAAAAGGAACTGCGTTATCTTGGCCAGGCCCTGGCCGCTCCGAAGCGACCCTTTGTCGCCGTGCTCGGTGGCGCCAAAGTCAGTGACAAGATCACCGTCATTGAGAACTTGCTCGGCAAGGTCGATGCGCTGCTGATCGGCGGCGGCATGGCCTACACCTTCCTCAAGGCCCAAGGGATCGCCATCGGCAAATCCCTGGTCGAAGAAGACCGCCTCGATCTGGCGCGGGATCTGCTGGCCAAAGCCGCCGCCCGGAAAGTTCAGATGCTCCTTCCCGTCGACCACGTCATGGCCGCCGAGTTCAAGGCGGATGCTGAAGCGGTCGTATCCGAAGGCAGCGCCGTCCGTGAAGGATTGATGGCCCTGGACATCGGCCCCAAGAGCATCGCCGCCTACACTGCGGTGTTGAAGGAGGCCGCCACCGTCGTCTGGAACGGTCCGATGGGGGTCTTCGAATTTCCCGCCTTCGCCGCCGGCACCATGGCCGTCGCCCGGACGCTGGCCGAAACGGACTGCCTTTCCATCATCGGCGGCGGTGACTCGGTGGCGGCCGTCAACCAGTCGGGACTGGAAGAGCACATGACCCACATCTCCACCGGCGGCGGCGCCTCCCTGGAGTTCCTCGAAGGTCGGGAACTGCCCGGCGTTACCGCTCTGACGGATAAAGCCTGA
- the tpiA gene encoding triose-phosphate isomerase, with protein sequence MRKPMIAGNWKLHKTIGEALDLASALKQETAEIDDIDIVIAPVFTSLAKVAEQLVGSNIALAGQNCHPAASGAFTGEVSPALLRDAGCRYCIVGHSERRQLFGETDAFINEKVRSLLAAGLDVIFCIGETLEEREGDQMYEVLATQVREGLRDITAAQMSQVVVAYEPVWAIGTGKTASNLQAEEAHAFVRGLLRGLYSEEVAESTRILYGGSVKPDNVDGLMAQMDVDGALVGGASLKADDFLRIIRFRRSPSA encoded by the coding sequence ATGCGCAAGCCCATGATCGCCGGCAACTGGAAGCTGCACAAAACCATCGGTGAAGCCCTCGACCTGGCTTCCGCCCTCAAACAGGAAACCGCTGAGATCGATGATATCGACATCGTCATCGCCCCGGTCTTCACCTCGCTGGCCAAGGTCGCCGAGCAACTGGTCGGCTCAAACATCGCCCTAGCCGGACAGAACTGCCATCCCGCCGCTTCCGGTGCTTTCACCGGCGAGGTCTCCCCGGCTTTGCTGCGGGATGCCGGCTGCCGCTACTGTATTGTCGGCCATTCGGAACGGCGTCAGCTTTTCGGCGAGACCGATGCCTTCATCAATGAAAAAGTCCGGTCCTTGCTCGCTGCAGGACTGGACGTCATCTTCTGTATTGGCGAAACCCTGGAAGAGCGGGAAGGCGATCAGATGTACGAGGTCCTTGCCACGCAGGTGCGTGAGGGCTTGCGCGACATCACCGCCGCGCAGATGTCCCAGGTTGTGGTCGCCTACGAGCCGGTCTGGGCGATCGGCACCGGCAAGACCGCCAGCAATCTGCAGGCCGAGGAAGCCCATGCTTTCGTTCGCGGGCTGCTGCGGGGCCTGTACAGCGAAGAAGTCGCCGAGAGCACGCGCATTCTTTATGGCGGCAGCGTCAAACCGGACAACGTCGACGGCCTCATGGCGCAGATGGATGTGGACGGCGCTCTGGTCGGCGGCGCCAGCCTCAAGGCCGATGATTTCCTGCGCATCATCCGCTTTCGGCGGAGTCCCAGCGCGTAA
- the secG gene encoding preprotein translocase subunit SecG translates to MTTFLIVLHIVVCLALIAIVLLQGGKGAEMGASFGAGGSQTVFGASGGQSFMGKLTAAAAIIFMLTSLTLAYFYGQPGGSSIMPSSVVTATPQAEPVPATEPAAESAVAPASEPATTEATPATGDAPVQANPDAEKN, encoded by the coding sequence ATGACCACTTTTCTTATTGTCCTGCATATTGTCGTCTGCCTGGCCCTGATCGCCATTGTCCTGCTGCAAGGGGGCAAGGGGGCCGAAATGGGCGCCTCCTTCGGCGCCGGCGGCAGCCAGACGGTCTTTGGCGCCTCCGGCGGCCAGAGCTTCATGGGCAAACTGACCGCGGCGGCGGCCATTATCTTCATGCTGACCAGCCTGACCCTCGCCTACTTTTACGGCCAGCCCGGCGGTAGCAGCATCATGCCCTCCAGCGTTGTAACCGCAACCCCTCAGGCCGAACCTGTTCCCGCCACCGAACCGGCTGCGGAATCCGCTGTCGCTCCGGCCTCTGAACCGGCGACGACGGAAGCCACTCCCGCGACCGGCGACGCCCCTGTCCAGGCCAATCCGGACGCGGAAAAAAATTAA